In Streptomyces sp. P3, one DNA window encodes the following:
- the ptsP gene encoding phosphoenolpyruvate--protein phosphotransferase: METTLRGVGVSHGVAIGEVRHMGTAVLEPPAKQIPAEEAEREQGRARKAVEAVAADLTARGNLAGGEAQAVLEAQAMMAQDPELMVDVDRRIAVGSTAERGVYDAFAAYRELLAGAGEYLAGRVADLDDVRNRIVARLLGVPMPGVPDSDEPYVLVARDLAPADTALLDPTLVLGFVTEEGGPTSHSAILARALGVPAVVALPGAGELAEGTMIAVDGSTGEVFVNPNNEKKAELEAAAAARRAALAASTGPGATADGHKVPLLANVGGPADVAAAVEAGAEGVGLFRTEFLFLDDSKNAPTEEKQVEAYRQVLEAFPEGRVVVRVLDAGADKPLDFLTPADEPNPALGVRGLRTLLDHPDVLRTQLTALAKAADGLPVYLEVMAPMVADRADAKAFADACREAGLRAKFGAMVEIPSAALRARSILQEVEFLSLGTNDLAQYTFAADRQVGAVSRLQDPWQPALLDLVALSAEAARAEGKSCGVCGEAAADPLLACVLTGLGVTSLSMGSASIPYVRAALAKYTMAQCERAAAAARAADSAEEARQAAQAVLSGE, translated from the coding sequence ATGGAGACAACGCTGCGAGGCGTCGGCGTGAGTCACGGTGTGGCGATCGGCGAGGTTCGGCACATGGGTACGGCGGTTCTCGAACCGCCCGCGAAGCAGATACCGGCGGAGGAGGCGGAGCGCGAACAGGGGCGCGCCCGCAAGGCCGTGGAAGCCGTCGCAGCCGACCTGACGGCGCGGGGCAATCTGGCGGGAGGCGAAGCCCAGGCGGTGCTCGAGGCCCAAGCGATGATGGCGCAGGACCCCGAGCTGATGGTCGACGTGGACCGGCGAATCGCCGTCGGCAGCACCGCCGAGCGTGGTGTGTACGACGCTTTCGCCGCCTATCGCGAACTGCTTGCGGGAGCCGGGGAGTATCTCGCCGGACGCGTGGCCGACCTCGATGACGTGCGGAATCGGATCGTCGCCCGTCTGCTGGGGGTCCCCATGCCGGGGGTTCCGGACAGTGACGAGCCCTACGTGCTGGTCGCCAGGGATCTGGCGCCCGCGGACACGGCGCTCCTGGACCCGACTCTGGTGCTCGGTTTCGTTACCGAGGAGGGCGGCCCGACCAGTCACAGCGCGATCCTCGCCCGTGCCCTTGGAGTTCCGGCTGTCGTGGCCCTGCCCGGAGCAGGTGAACTGGCCGAGGGCACGATGATCGCGGTCGACGGCAGTACCGGCGAGGTCTTCGTGAACCCGAACAATGAGAAGAAGGCGGAGCTCGAGGCGGCTGCCGCAGCGCGCAGGGCGGCGTTGGCCGCTTCGACCGGGCCGGGCGCCACCGCAGACGGCCACAAGGTGCCGCTTCTGGCGAACGTCGGCGGGCCGGCGGACGTCGCGGCTGCGGTCGAGGCCGGGGCGGAGGGTGTGGGGCTCTTCCGCACCGAATTCCTCTTCCTCGACGACAGCAAGAACGCGCCGACCGAGGAGAAGCAGGTCGAGGCCTACCGGCAGGTGCTGGAGGCCTTTCCCGAGGGCCGCGTCGTCGTGCGGGTGCTGGACGCCGGTGCGGACAAGCCTCTGGACTTCCTGACGCCGGCCGACGAACCCAACCCGGCTCTGGGTGTACGCGGACTGCGGACGCTGCTGGACCACCCGGACGTCCTGCGGACCCAGCTGACGGCACTGGCGAAGGCCGCCGACGGGCTGCCGGTCTACCTCGAGGTCATGGCTCCGATGGTCGCCGACCGCGCCGACGCGAAGGCTTTCGCGGACGCGTGCCGGGAGGCGGGACTCCGGGCGAAGTTCGGCGCGATGGTCGAGATCCCGTCGGCCGCTCTGCGGGCTCGCTCCATCCTGCAGGAGGTGGAGTTCCTGTCACTGGGCACGAACGACCTCGCGCAGTACACGTTCGCCGCGGACCGGCAGGTGGGCGCGGTGTCGCGACTGCAGGACCCGTGGCAGCCGGCCCTGCTCGACCTCGTGGCGCTGTCCGCCGAGGCGGCCAGGGCCGAGGGCAAGAGCTGCGGTGTCTGTGGCGAGGCCGCTGCTGATCCGCTGCTGGCGTGTGTGCTGACGGGTCTGGGGGTCACCTCTCTCTCCATGGGGTCGGCGTCGATTCCCTACGTGCGGGCCGCCCTGGCCAAGTACACGATGGCGCAGTGCGAGCGTGCCGCGGCAGCCGCGCGAGCGGCGGACAGCGCCGAGGAGGCTCGGCAGGCGGCGCAGGCCGTGCTGTCCGGCGAATAA
- a CDS encoding PTS glucose transporter subunit IIA — translation MTTVMSPLAGRAIGLAAVPDPVFSGAMVGPGTAIDPVREPAEAVAPVDGVIVSLHPHAFVVVDSEGHGVLTHLGIDTVQLNGEGFDVLVNKGDTVARGQSIVRWNPDAVEKAGKSPVCPVVALEATADSLRELREDGDVKSGDVLFSWQ, via the coding sequence ATGACCACCGTGATGTCCCCTCTTGCAGGACGCGCCATCGGACTGGCCGCCGTGCCGGATCCGGTCTTCTCCGGGGCCATGGTCGGCCCGGGAACGGCGATCGATCCCGTACGTGAGCCTGCCGAGGCCGTCGCCCCCGTGGACGGGGTCATCGTCTCCCTCCACCCTCATGCCTTCGTCGTCGTCGACTCCGAGGGGCATGGCGTGCTCACCCATCTCGGGATCGACACCGTGCAGCTCAACGGCGAGGGCTTCGATGTTCTCGTGAACAAGGGCGACACCGTCGCGCGCGGGCAGAGCATCGTGCGCTGGAACCCGGACGCGGTGGAGAAGGCCGGCAAGTCCCCGGTCTGCCCTGTCGTCGCGCTCGAGGCGACTGCCGACTCGCTTCGCGAGCTCCGCGAGGACGGCGACGTGAAATCCGGCGACGTTCTCTTTTCCTGGCAGTGA
- a CDS encoding CDP-alcohol phosphatidyltransferase family protein, giving the protein MEVQETRVQTDRVLTIPNILSMARLVGVPLFLWLILRPEFGGPQSDGWALLVLAFSGVSDYLDGKLARRWGQISSLGRLLDPAADRLYILSTLVGLTWREILPLWLTAVLLLRELVLLVMVGILRRHGYPPPQVNFLGKAATFNLMYAFPLLLLSDGSGWLASLGAIFGWAFAGWGTTLYWWAGVLYVVQVRRLVRADTMAG; this is encoded by the coding sequence GTGGAGGTCCAGGAGACCCGTGTCCAGACAGACCGGGTCCTCACCATCCCCAACATCCTCAGCATGGCCCGCCTCGTCGGCGTGCCGCTGTTTCTGTGGCTGATCCTGAGGCCCGAGTTCGGAGGTCCGCAGAGCGACGGCTGGGCCCTCCTCGTGCTGGCCTTCAGCGGGGTCAGCGACTACCTGGACGGCAAGCTCGCGCGGCGTTGGGGCCAGATCAGCAGCCTCGGCCGGCTCCTCGACCCCGCTGCCGACCGGCTCTACATTCTGTCGACACTGGTCGGACTCACCTGGCGGGAGATTCTGCCTCTGTGGTTGACCGCTGTACTGCTTTTGCGCGAGCTGGTTCTGCTGGTGATGGTGGGGATCCTCCGTCGGCACGGCTATCCACCGCCGCAGGTGAACTTCCTGGGCAAGGCGGCCACCTTCAACCTGATGTACGCCTTCCCGCTGCTTCTGCTGAGTGACGGAAGCGGCTGGCTTGCGTCACTCGGTGCTATTTTCGGATGGGCGTTCGCCGGATGGGGTACAACGCTGTATTGGTGGGCAGGAGTCCTCTATGTGGTACAGGTCCGCCGCCTGGTTCGAGCGGACACCATGGCCGGCTGA
- a CDS encoding mannose-1-phosphate guanyltransferase has product MKAVVMAGGEGTRLRPMTSSMPKPLLPVANRPIMEHVLRLLKRHGLNETVVTVQFLASLVKNYFGDGEELGMELSYANEEKPLGTAGSVKNAEEALKDDAFLVISGDALTDFDLTELINFHKEKGALVTVCLTRVPNPLEFGITIVDEEGKVERFLEKPTWGQVFSDTVNTGIYVMEPEVFDYVEADVPVDWSGDVFPQLMKEGKPVYGFIAEGYWEDVGTHESYVKAQADVLEGKVDVEIDGFEISPGVWVAEGAEVHPDAVLRGPLYIGDYAKVEAGAEIREHTVVGSNVVVKSGAFLHKAVVHDNVYVGQHSNLRGCVVGKNTDIMRAARIEDGAVIGDECLIGEESIVQGNVRVYPFKTIEAGAFVNTSVIWESRGQAHLFGARGVSGILNVEITPELAVRLAGAYATTLKKGSTVTTARDHSRGARALKRAVISALQASAIDVRDLENVPLPVARQQTARGSAGGIMIRTSPGVPDSVDIMFFDGQGADLSQGSQRKLDRVFARQEYRRAFPGEIGDLYFPASVFDAYTGSLLRNVDTTGIAEAGLKVVVDASNGSAGLVLPSLLGKLGVDSLTINPGLNEARPTETGDQRRSGLVRLGEIVASSRAAFGVRFDPVGERLSLVDEKGRIIEDDRALLVLLDLVAAERRSGRVALPVTTTRIAEQVAAYHGTQVEWTTTSPDDLTRVGRDESTIFGGDGKGGFIVPEFNSVFDGTAAFVRLIGLVARTQLTLSQIDARIPRAHVLKRDLATPWAVKGLVMRRVVEAAGDRFVDTTDGVRVVETDGRWVMVLPDPAEAVTHLWAEGPDDASAQALLDEWSAVVDSAGR; this is encoded by the coding sequence ATGAAGGCCGTCGTGATGGCCGGAGGCGAAGGCACGCGCCTTCGCCCTATGACCTCGAGCATGCCCAAGCCGCTCCTGCCGGTGGCCAACCGGCCGATCATGGAGCACGTACTGAGGCTGCTCAAAAGGCATGGGCTCAATGAGACCGTCGTTACTGTCCAGTTCCTGGCATCGCTGGTCAAGAACTACTTCGGTGACGGCGAAGAGCTCGGAATGGAGCTCAGCTATGCCAACGAGGAGAAGCCACTCGGTACCGCCGGAAGCGTCAAGAACGCAGAGGAGGCGTTGAAGGACGACGCCTTCCTCGTCATTTCCGGTGATGCCCTCACTGACTTCGACCTCACCGAGCTGATCAACTTCCACAAGGAAAAGGGGGCGCTCGTCACGGTCTGTCTGACGCGCGTACCCAATCCGCTGGAATTCGGTATCACCATCGTCGACGAAGAAGGCAAGGTCGAACGCTTCCTGGAGAAGCCGACCTGGGGTCAGGTTTTCTCCGACACCGTTAACACGGGCATCTATGTCATGGAGCCCGAGGTCTTCGACTATGTGGAGGCCGATGTTCCCGTCGACTGGTCCGGCGATGTCTTCCCGCAGTTGATGAAGGAGGGCAAGCCGGTCTACGGCTTCATCGCCGAGGGCTACTGGGAGGACGTGGGCACGCACGAGAGCTACGTGAAGGCCCAGGCCGACGTGCTCGAAGGCAAGGTCGACGTCGAGATCGACGGTTTCGAGATCTCCCCCGGTGTCTGGGTTGCCGAAGGCGCCGAGGTGCATCCCGACGCTGTGCTCCGCGGTCCCCTCTACATCGGGGACTACGCGAAGGTCGAGGCCGGCGCCGAAATTCGTGAGCACACCGTGGTCGGATCGAACGTCGTAGTGAAGAGCGGGGCCTTTCTGCACAAGGCCGTCGTGCACGACAACGTCTACGTCGGTCAGCACAGCAATCTGCGAGGCTGCGTCGTCGGGAAGAACACCGACATCATGCGTGCCGCCCGGATCGAGGACGGCGCCGTCATCGGCGACGAATGCCTGATCGGTGAAGAATCGATCGTGCAGGGAAATGTGCGGGTCTATCCCTTCAAGACCATCGAAGCCGGCGCGTTCGTCAACACATCGGTGATCTGGGAGTCGAGAGGACAGGCACACCTGTTCGGCGCCCGCGGGGTGTCCGGAATCCTGAACGTCGAGATCACGCCCGAACTCGCCGTGCGTCTCGCCGGCGCGTACGCCACGACGCTGAAGAAGGGTTCCACGGTCACCACGGCCCGGGATCACTCCCGAGGCGCCCGTGCGCTGAAGCGGGCCGTCATCTCCGCGCTGCAGGCCAGTGCCATCGACGTGCGGGACCTGGAGAACGTGCCGCTGCCCGTGGCGCGGCAGCAGACCGCGCGAGGGAGTGCCGGCGGCATCATGATCCGGACCTCGCCCGGGGTGCCCGACTCGGTGGACATCATGTTCTTCGACGGACAGGGGGCCGACCTTTCGCAGGGCAGTCAGCGCAAGCTGGACCGGGTCTTCGCACGGCAGGAGTACCGGCGGGCCTTCCCGGGAGAGATCGGGGATCTGTACTTCCCGGCCAGTGTCTTCGACGCCTACACCGGGTCGCTGCTGCGGAACGTGGACACGACCGGCATCGCGGAGGCGGGGCTGAAAGTCGTCGTCGACGCCTCCAACGGCAGTGCCGGCCTGGTTCTGCCGAGCCTGCTCGGAAAGCTCGGGGTCGATTCACTGACGATCAACCCGGGTCTGAACGAGGCGCGGCCCACGGAGACCGGCGATCAGCGACGCTCCGGGCTCGTGCGGCTCGGCGAGATCGTGGCGTCGTCCCGGGCCGCGTTCGGTGTGCGGTTCGACCCGGTGGGCGAGCGGCTCTCCCTCGTGGACGAGAAGGGCCGGATCATCGAGGACGACCGGGCGCTCCTGGTCCTGCTCGACCTGGTCGCCGCAGAGCGTCGCAGCGGGAGGGTCGCCCTGCCCGTGACCACGACGAGGATCGCCGAGCAGGTGGCGGCGTACCACGGGACGCAGGTCGAGTGGACGACGACGTCGCCCGACGACCTCACCCGGGTGGGTCGGGACGAGTCGACCATCTTCGGAGGGGACGGCAAGGGCGGGTTCATCGTCCCCGAGTTCAACAGTGTCTTCGACGGCACTGCGGCCTTCGTGCGGCTGATCGGGCTGGTGGCCCGCACGCAGCTCACCCTCAGCCAGATCGACGCGCGGATTCCGCGGGCGCACGTCCTGAAGCGGGATCTGGCGACCCCGTGGGCCGTCAAGGGACTGGTGATGCGGCGCGTCGTCGAAGCCGCTGGAGATCGCTTCGTGGACACCACCGACGGCGTTCGGGTGGTGGAGACGGACGGGCGCTGGGTGATGGTGCTGCCCGACCCGGCCGAGGCCGTCACACATCTGTGGGCGGAGGGGCCGGACGACGCGTCCGCACAGGCCCTGCTCGACGAGTGGTCGGCGGTCGTGGACAGCGCAGGGCGCTGA
- a CDS encoding DUF881 domain-containing protein yields MCGMPQPPPVRSTPARASRPDASMSLLTNVMDHSLDDGYAAAAARKQADGSGGLPKTVRAKLGLAAGLVLAALVVTVGAAQARVAAPVVAKERGELIDRIDRETEAAEELEDTVDKLRSDVSARQQEALKQSGGSDQADLAGLLSGAVAVHGPGVKLVVDDAKEASTGGDGDPRETSGFSDTGRVRDRDMQRVVNGLWASGAEAVSINGQRLTALSAIRAAGDAILVDNKPLVPPYTVLAVGDGKKLSTRFQNSADGLYLNALQENYGVRTAISVASDLRLPAAPSVIVRTAQPSTEKGTP; encoded by the coding sequence ATGTGCGGCATGCCGCAGCCGCCCCCCGTTCGGAGCACACCCGCGCGCGCGTCGCGTCCGGACGCGTCCATGTCGCTGCTCACCAACGTCATGGACCACAGCCTCGACGACGGTTATGCCGCGGCCGCCGCCCGGAAGCAGGCCGACGGGTCCGGGGGCCTGCCCAAGACGGTACGGGCGAAGCTGGGGCTGGCCGCAGGGCTGGTGCTCGCGGCCCTGGTGGTCACCGTCGGCGCCGCCCAGGCGCGGGTCGCGGCTCCGGTCGTAGCCAAGGAGCGCGGGGAGCTGATCGACCGCATCGACCGCGAGACGGAGGCGGCCGAGGAACTCGAAGACACCGTCGACAAGCTGCGGAGCGATGTGAGCGCCCGGCAGCAGGAGGCGCTCAAGCAGAGCGGCGGGAGCGACCAGGCGGATCTCGCCGGGCTGCTGTCGGGCGCCGTCGCGGTGCACGGCCCGGGCGTGAAGCTCGTCGTGGACGACGCCAAGGAAGCGAGCACGGGCGGCGACGGCGACCCGCGCGAGACCTCCGGGTTCTCCGACACCGGGCGGGTCCGCGACCGGGACATGCAGCGGGTGGTCAACGGACTGTGGGCCTCGGGCGCCGAAGCCGTCTCGATCAACGGTCAGCGGCTGACGGCGCTGTCCGCGATCAGGGCCGCGGGTGACGCGATACTGGTGGACAACAAGCCGCTGGTGCCGCCGTACACCGTGCTCGCGGTGGGGGACGGGAAAAAGCTCAGCACCAGGTTCCAGAACAGCGCGGACGGGCTCTATCTCAACGCCCTGCAGGAGAACTACGGCGTCCGGACGGCCATCTCCGTGGCGAGCGACCTCCGGCTGCCCGCCGCACCGAGCGTGATCGTACGCACAGCACAGCCGAGCACTGAGAAGGGCACACCGTGA
- a CDS encoding small basic family protein, which produces MIAVLGLVVGVVAGLLVQPEVPAAVVPYLPIAVVAALDAVFGGLRAMLDGIFDDKVFVVSFLSNVVVAALIVFLGDELGVGSQLSTGVVVVLGIRIFSNAAAIRRHVFRA; this is translated from the coding sequence GTGATCGCCGTACTGGGTCTCGTCGTGGGAGTCGTGGCCGGCCTGTTGGTCCAGCCCGAGGTTCCGGCAGCCGTCGTCCCCTATCTGCCGATCGCCGTGGTGGCGGCGCTGGACGCCGTGTTCGGCGGGCTGCGGGCCATGCTGGACGGCATCTTCGACGACAAGGTGTTCGTGGTGTCGTTCCTGTCGAACGTGGTCGTCGCCGCGCTGATCGTCTTCCTGGGAGACGAGTTGGGCGTGGGATCGCAGCTGTCGACGGGTGTCGTCGTCGTTCTCGGTATCCGCATCTTCTCCAATGCCGCGGCGATCCGTCGGCACGTTTTCCGGGCGTGA
- a CDS encoding DUF881 domain-containing protein has translation MSDGDETPENRLRKELPDEVPVTSSEDGSAREPAETASNGRRRLVEGLWPPRVTRAQLIVALLLFGLGFGLAVQVASNSDSGNALRGARQEDLVRILDELDDRSQRLEDEKQGLEKQQQELETSSDQAEEARKQTVEKEGQLGILAGTVAAQGPGITMTIEDTKGAVEADMLLDAIQELRAAGAEAIQVNGVRVVAGTFLTESGGGVSVDGKKINAPYRFKVIGNPQDLEPALNIPGGVVQTLEKEQATVAVERSDKIVVDALREAKRPDYARSSAP, from the coding sequence ATGAGCGACGGGGACGAGACGCCCGAGAACCGGCTGCGCAAGGAACTGCCCGACGAGGTCCCCGTGACGTCGTCCGAGGACGGATCGGCCCGGGAGCCGGCCGAGACCGCGTCCAACGGCCGTCGACGGCTGGTGGAGGGGCTCTGGCCGCCTCGGGTCACGCGGGCCCAACTCATCGTGGCGCTGCTGCTGTTCGGTCTGGGCTTCGGCCTTGCCGTGCAGGTCGCATCCAACAGCGACAGCGGAAACGCGCTGCGGGGTGCCCGTCAGGAAGATCTTGTGCGCATCCTCGATGAACTCGACGACCGCAGTCAGCGTCTTGAGGACGAGAAGCAAGGGCTCGAGAAGCAGCAGCAGGAGCTGGAGACCAGCTCGGACCAGGCGGAGGAGGCTCGCAAGCAGACGGTCGAGAAGGAGGGGCAGCTCGGCATTCTGGCGGGCACCGTCGCGGCCCAGGGGCCCGGCATCACCATGACCATCGAGGACACGAAGGGAGCAGTCGAGGCGGACATGTTGCTCGACGCGATCCAGGAGTTGCGCGCGGCGGGGGCCGAGGCGATCCAGGTGAACGGTGTGCGGGTCGTCGCCGGCACCTTCCTGACGGAGTCGGGTGGGGGCGTGAGCGTCGACGGGAAGAAGATCAACGCGCCGTATCGTTTCAAGGTCATCGGCAACCCGCAGGACCTCGAGCCGGCGCTGAACATCCCTGGAGGAGTCGTGCAGACCCTCGAGAAGGAGCAGGCCACCGTGGCCGTGGAGCGATCGGACAAGATCGTTGTAGACGCCTTGCGAGAGGCGAAGCGGCCTGACTACGCTCGGTCGTCGGCGCCATGA
- a CDS encoding FHA domain-containing protein: MSGGHGRCEGVRVDRCIQSGFVLPHGRVCFGQGESPVKLFAKLFGKSPREGGDNATARHRAQPDAEGQRPLFRDQMAGSGGDVPGGQGAASVDPAQSGGIGFGQPSTSSTGGGFSPMSALVCTRCGNRNAENSRFCSNCGAPLRPGLTPERASETTSTISISGLEAYDSEVTGQTQLPALSPEAQAAVDALPVGSALLVVRRGPNSGSRFLLDGDLTTAGRHPQSDIFLDDVTVSRRHVEFRRNPDGTFKVADVGSLNGTYVNRERIDEIPLSNGDEVQIGKYRLVFYASQRGY; this comes from the coding sequence CTGTCAGGTGGGCACGGACGTTGTGAAGGTGTCCGGGTCGACCGGTGTATTCAGTCAGGGTTCGTCCTGCCCCACGGGCGGGTCTGTTTCGGTCAAGGGGAATCGCCCGTGAAGTTGTTTGCGAAGTTGTTCGGCAAGAGCCCGCGTGAGGGTGGCGACAACGCGACCGCCCGTCATCGCGCGCAGCCCGATGCAGAGGGTCAGCGACCGCTGTTCAGGGACCAGATGGCTGGTTCGGGCGGTGACGTTCCCGGAGGTCAGGGCGCGGCGTCTGTTGACCCCGCGCAGTCCGGCGGCATAGGTTTCGGCCAACCGTCAACCTCGAGTACGGGTGGAGGGTTTTCCCCTATGTCGGCCCTGGTGTGTACGAGGTGCGGTAACCGCAACGCGGAGAACAGCCGCTTCTGCTCGAACTGCGGTGCGCCGCTGCGCCCCGGGCTGACGCCCGAGCGTGCGTCCGAGACGACCTCCACGATCTCGATTTCCGGTCTTGAAGCCTATGACTCCGAGGTCACCGGGCAGACGCAGTTGCCGGCGCTCAGTCCCGAGGCGCAGGCGGCCGTCGACGCGCTGCCGGTGGGCTCCGCGTTGCTGGTGGTGCGTCGCGGCCCGAACTCGGGCAGCCGTTTCCTCCTGGACGGCGACCTGACCACGGCCGGTCGCCATCCGCAGAGCGACATCTTCCTCGACGACGTGACGGTGTCGCGTCGCCATGTGGAGTTCCGTCGCAACCCGGACGGCACGTTCAAGGTGGCCGACGTCGGCAGTCTGAACGGTACTTACGTCAACCGCGAGCGGATCGACGAGATCCCGCTGTCGAACGGCGACGAGGTGCAGATCGGCAAGTACCGGCTGGTCTTCTACGCGAGCCAGCGGGGTTACTGA
- a CDS encoding MerR family transcriptional regulator codes for MLQTPRGGAGVGTAAADGVLMSIGTVLNALRDEFPDVTISKIRFLESEGLIEPQRTPSGYRKFSVRDVERLGHVLRMQRDHYLPLKVIREHLEAMERGEAAALPSVGRQRDGEHALEPSEGPTVARIGRTELLAAAGIGESELEEWESYGLVVPIEDGVYDAEAATVAALVAELGRFGIEPRHLRVMKTAADREAGLVDQVVAPLRRHRNPQTRAHAEARTKEIAGLAIRLHAALVQTALGVRLP; via the coding sequence ATGCTGCAAACACCGAGGGGCGGTGCCGGAGTCGGCACCGCCGCTGCGGACGGTGTGCTGATGAGCATCGGCACCGTGCTGAACGCCCTGCGGGACGAGTTCCCGGACGTCACGATCTCCAAGATCCGTTTTCTGGAGTCGGAAGGGCTCATCGAGCCCCAGCGGACCCCTTCGGGCTACCGCAAGTTCAGCGTGCGCGACGTGGAGCGCCTCGGTCACGTCCTGAGGATGCAGAGAGACCACTATCTGCCCCTCAAGGTCATCCGTGAGCATCTGGAGGCCATGGAGCGCGGCGAGGCCGCAGCGCTGCCGTCCGTCGGCCGACAGCGGGACGGAGAGCACGCCCTGGAGCCGTCGGAGGGGCCCACGGTCGCCCGGATCGGCAGGACGGAACTGCTGGCGGCCGCGGGCATCGGCGAGTCGGAGCTCGAGGAGTGGGAGTCCTACGGGCTCGTCGTGCCGATCGAGGACGGTGTCTACGACGCCGAGGCGGCCACGGTGGCGGCGCTCGTCGCGGAGCTGGGGCGGTTCGGGATCGAGCCGCGGCATCTGCGTGTGATGAAGACGGCGGCCGACCGCGAAGCCGGTCTCGTCGACCAGGTGGTCGCACCGCTCAGACGGCACCGCAACCCGCAGACCCGGGCGCACGCGGAGGCCCGCACGAAGGAAATCGCGGGGCTCGCGATCCGGCTGCACGCGGCGTTGGTGCAGACCGCGCTCGGGGTGCGCCTGCCCTGA
- a CDS encoding bifunctional nuclease family protein, with translation MNELDVVGVRVEMPSNQPIVLLREVGGDRYLPIWIGPGEATAIAFAQQGMAPARPLTHDLFKDVLEAVGQELTEVRITDLREGVFYAELVFASGVEVSARPSDAIALALRTGTPIYGSDTVLDDAGIAIPDEQEDEVEKFREFLDQISPEDFGTSNQ, from the coding sequence GTGAACGAGCTCGATGTCGTAGGTGTCCGGGTCGAGATGCCCTCCAACCAACCGATCGTGCTGCTGCGCGAAGTGGGAGGCGACCGCTACCTCCCCATCTGGATCGGACCGGGGGAGGCGACGGCCATCGCCTTCGCCCAGCAGGGCATGGCCCCGGCGCGACCGCTGACCCACGACCTGTTCAAGGACGTGCTGGAAGCCGTCGGCCAGGAGCTCACCGAGGTGCGCATCACGGATCTGCGGGAGGGCGTCTTCTACGCGGAGCTGGTCTTCGCCAGCGGCGTCGAGGTGAGTGCGCGCCCGTCCGACGCCATAGCGCTGGCCCTGCGCACCGGAACGCCGATCTACGGCAGTGACACGGTGCTGGACGACGCGGGAATCGCCATCCCGGACGAGCAGGAGGACGAGGTGGAGAAGTTCCGCGAGTTCCTCGACCAGATCTCGCCGGAGGACTTCGGCACCAGCAACCAGTAG
- a CDS encoding MerR family transcriptional regulator has translation MRSSGDGAVGGAPGLGVGGSGPYPPPGSRLRSGMGYPQQSGAADHVPQRPAAVPSSGGTTSMASEQIGYRGPTACAAAGITYRQLDYWARTGLVEPSVRPAHGSGSQRLYSFRDVVVLKIVKRFLDTGVSLQNIRSAVHHLRERGFSDLERMTLMSDGATVYECTSPDEVHALLQGGQGVFGIAVGVVWRDVESALSQLHGERVDTGETLVGPNPADELARRRNRAV, from the coding sequence GTGAGAAGCAGCGGCGACGGTGCGGTTGGGGGTGCCCCCGGACTCGGTGTCGGGGGAAGCGGTCCGTATCCTCCCCCCGGCTCTCGACTGCGCTCGGGCATGGGGTATCCCCAGCAGAGCGGCGCGGCCGATCATGTTCCGCAGCGACCGGCGGCCGTGCCGAGCAGCGGAGGGACGACGTCCATGGCGTCCGAGCAGATCGGCTATCGCGGTCCGACCGCCTGTGCGGCTGCGGGCATCACCTACCGGCAGCTGGACTACTGGGCACGCACCGGGCTCGTCGAGCCGAGCGTGCGGCCGGCTCACGGGTCCGGCAGCCAGCGTCTCTACAGTTTCCGCGACGTCGTCGTCCTGAAGATCGTCAAGAGGTTCCTCGACACCGGGGTGTCGCTGCAGAACATCCGCAGTGCCGTGCACCATCTACGGGAGCGCGGGTTCAGCGATCTGGAGCGGATGACGCTGATGAGCGACGGCGCGACCGTTTACGAGTGCACCTCGCCGGACGAGGTCCACGCGCTGCTCCAGGGCGGTCAGGGAGTCTTCGGGATCGCCGTGGGCGTGGTGTGGCGGGACGTCGAGAGCGCGCTGTCGCAGCTGCACGGGGAGCGCGTCGATACCGGTGAGACGCTCGTCGGGCCCAATCCGGCGGACGAGCTGGCGCGCAGGCGCAACCGGGCGGTCTGA